The proteins below are encoded in one region of Malaclemys terrapin pileata isolate rMalTer1 chromosome 8, rMalTer1.hap1, whole genome shotgun sequence:
- the LOC128841876 gene encoding ovomucoid-like, producing MKITGAVLLFALALCCFYSDAAGQAGMGFCSEFKEPPEVCTQQYDPVCGTDGRTYSNKCYFCKAVYENLGSLCFEHYGECKSHDEAKQKDDL from the exons ATGAAGATAACAGGGGCTGTTCTGCTCTTCGCTCTGGCACTTTGCTGCTTCTACTCAG ATGCTGCTGGCCAGGCTGGTATG GGTTTCTGCAGTGAGTTCAAGGAGCCTCCAGAAGTCTGCACCCAGCAGTATGACCCTGTTTGTGGCACTGACGGCAGAACATACAGCAACAAATGCTACTTTTGCAAAGCAGTCTA TGAAAACCTTGGAAGTCTTTGCTTTGAGCATTATGGAGAATGCAAGTCGCACGATGAGGCCAAGCAAAAAGATGACCTTTAG